The Syntrophorhabdus sp. genome contains a region encoding:
- a CDS encoding phage tail tape measure protein, with the protein MSSKNVLELILSGNSSKLLNALGIGEKGLRKFGHTAKQEFDRIRSAATSVEGKLASLGMSIGAGMLVKQSAQMDKVLTQIGQTAGATKGEVQGLRKELFRMSSETGQSVEDLQQGFNNAVQAGLNFKEALPVIEATNKAMAVTGANADRLTSGLTVAATAFQFDLSKPSLALSLLDKMTTAGRLGNAELQNLSDIFARVGVNASRAGMGFDQTLAFIEGLSLIEKQPERLATLADSTLRLFTNLNYMKQAQKTTGVKFFDASGERRNPLEILADIKKKYDALETTVQRETFMSKALKGADLDTIKGMQTLLKGDMLGKISGEFLAKIGQAAGTINNDLDDAINNAIDQTGRLKARMREAADDFAKPVKEAITYGIKRLLNKKKNSEDWAVDYDTGTPGGVSGLGLSGKQLVGGGIAALGAGYAAYRFGGPLAKKLLGRLGGSAAGIAEGKAVEATTGVTPVFVTNWPAGGLGGAASDIPGASKAGSLIKKALPFAGKGLAWLTGGAGALASTAGLAAAASGTALYSAYDIARGGSGKNWISNTFDSAIQALFNDNKSLGDRMYDWLNKEGVKNTINISVDKDGRVTTNSDNMNTQVNTSNHGYFP; encoded by the coding sequence ATGAGCAGCAAGAACGTTCTCGAACTGATCCTTTCGGGGAATTCCTCGAAGCTCCTCAATGCGCTTGGCATTGGCGAGAAGGGCCTCAGGAAGTTCGGCCACACCGCGAAACAGGAGTTCGACAGGATCCGCAGCGCCGCGACGTCCGTGGAAGGGAAGCTTGCGTCCCTCGGGATGTCGATCGGCGCAGGTATGCTGGTCAAACAGTCCGCCCAGATGGACAAGGTCCTCACCCAGATCGGCCAGACGGCGGGAGCGACGAAGGGCGAGGTCCAAGGTCTCCGGAAAGAACTGTTCCGGATGTCGTCCGAGACGGGTCAGAGCGTCGAGGACCTGCAGCAGGGGTTTAACAACGCCGTCCAAGCCGGACTGAATTTCAAGGAGGCACTCCCCGTCATCGAGGCAACCAACAAGGCAATGGCGGTCACCGGCGCGAATGCCGATCGATTGACCTCGGGCCTCACCGTCGCGGCCACGGCGTTCCAGTTCGACCTGTCCAAACCAAGCCTGGCCCTGTCGCTGCTGGATAAGATGACCACGGCTGGGCGGCTCGGAAACGCCGAGCTGCAGAACCTCAGCGATATTTTTGCCCGGGTCGGCGTCAATGCATCGCGCGCCGGCATGGGCTTCGATCAGACGCTCGCCTTCATCGAGGGCCTCTCCCTCATCGAGAAGCAGCCGGAGAGACTCGCAACCCTCGCGGACTCGACCTTGAGGCTCTTCACGAACCTCAATTACATGAAGCAGGCCCAGAAGACGACGGGGGTCAAGTTCTTCGATGCAAGCGGCGAACGACGCAACCCGCTGGAGATCCTTGCCGACATCAAGAAGAAATACGACGCACTTGAGACCACTGTACAGCGTGAGACCTTTATGAGCAAGGCCCTGAAGGGCGCCGACCTCGACACGATAAAGGGCATGCAGACACTCCTCAAGGGGGACATGCTCGGTAAGATCTCCGGAGAGTTTCTCGCGAAGATCGGGCAGGCCGCAGGGACGATAAACAACGACCTTGATGACGCAATCAACAATGCGATCGACCAGACCGGCAGGCTGAAAGCGAGGATGCGCGAAGCCGCAGATGATTTCGCGAAGCCCGTCAAAGAGGCCATAACCTACGGTATCAAGAGACTCCTCAACAAGAAGAAGAATTCCGAAGATTGGGCCGTCGATTATGACACTGGCACTCCGGGCGGAGTGAGCGGTCTTGGTCTCTCAGGGAAGCAGCTTGTCGGCGGCGGGATTGCGGCGCTCGGTGCCGGCTATGCAGCATATCGGTTCGGCGGACCTCTTGCAAAGAAACTCCTGGGCAGGCTCGGCGGATCCGCGGCGGGCATCGCCGAAGGCAAAGCAGTAGAGGCGACTACGGGTGTTACCCCCGTCTTTGTCACGAACTGGCCCGCCGGGGGTCTTGGCGGCGCTGCGTCTGACATCCCTGGTGCTTCGAAGGCCGGATCTCTTATAAAGAAGGCACTTCCTTTTGCAGGCAAAGGTCTGGCCTGGTTGACCGGGGGTGCCGGTGCGCTTGCGTCCACGGCGGGCCTGGCCGCAGCTGCATCGGGCACAGCGCTCTACAGCGCGTATGATATTGCCCGCGGTGGAAGCGGAAAAAACTGGATCAGCAATACCTTTGATTCGGCGATACAGGCGCTTTTCAATGATAACAAAAGCCTGGGAGACCGGATGTATGACTGGCTAAACAAGGAGGGAGTTAAAAACACCATCAACATCAGTGTGGATAAGGATGGTCGGGTGACGACGAATTCAGACAACATGAACACGCAGGTCAATACATCGAATCACGGGTACTTCCCATGA
- a CDS encoding DUF2635 domain-containing protein yields the protein MAVLKVTAAPGTRCPMEGRPREYIADGAAVEVPETAYYRRLIADGSLVVAAPGNKKEVKTDGK from the coding sequence ATGGCAGTCTTAAAAGTTACCGCAGCGCCCGGCACGCGCTGTCCAATGGAAGGCCGGCCGCGGGAATACATCGCCGACGGCGCGGCCGTGGAAGTACCCGAGACCGCATACTACCGGAGGCTCATCGCCGACGGGTCCCTCGTTGTTGCCGCCCCGGGAAACAAAAAGGAGGTAAAGACCGATGGCAAGTGA
- a CDS encoding DUF1834 family protein has product MLEQIEEAVAARLTLKVPEPKHVDIEEKHSSLAMPAIEVYTGPGPFEKVGQKYKLRPSIFVVVTFQNMRSTKDRRAGMYPVLEAVAAALILQTLDLPIDPMRPKGIENITLEEEEKDGKIVFAVEFQTGFFIDRIDDEAATAEDLLEMGFKYYLKPGDDVADAEDVVEFGTET; this is encoded by the coding sequence ATGCTTGAGCAGATCGAAGAGGCCGTGGCCGCCAGGCTCACGCTGAAGGTTCCCGAACCGAAGCACGTCGATATCGAAGAGAAGCACAGCTCGCTGGCCATGCCGGCAATCGAGGTATACACGGGACCTGGACCCTTTGAGAAGGTTGGTCAGAAGTACAAGCTGAGACCCTCGATCTTCGTCGTCGTGACGTTTCAGAACATGCGCTCGACGAAGGACCGGCGTGCAGGGATGTACCCTGTCCTGGAGGCCGTGGCGGCTGCCCTCATCCTGCAGACGCTCGATCTCCCCATTGACCCTATGCGGCCGAAGGGAATCGAGAACATCACCCTCGAGGAAGAGGAGAAGGACGGAAAGATCGTCTTCGCCGTGGAGTTCCAGACCGGATTCTTCATCGACAGGATCGATGATGAAGCCGCGACAGCGGAGGATCTCCTCGAGATGGGATTCAAGTATTATCTCAAACCCGGTGATGACGTCGCCGACGCGGAAGACGTCGTGGAGTTTGGAACCGAGACATGA
- a CDS encoding phage baseplate assembly protein V: protein MIRGVIQSVFEGVIKRFSASGRPDETITNREYFQHYGFSSVPLAGAEAILVQEGNHIVMIASDDRRYRIGLEAGEVCLYTDEGDQIRLKRDKEIYVKSGNKLTAEIENEVNVTAKTAIVTAAELIHLKSKAIVLECESLNILSSSGSSAATLKGDFALDGSLTATGSIIDTSGNTNHHTH from the coding sequence ATGATACGGGGCGTTATTCAATCCGTCTTTGAAGGGGTGATAAAGCGGTTCAGCGCCTCCGGCAGGCCGGACGAGACGATCACGAATCGGGAGTACTTTCAGCACTACGGCTTCTCATCGGTACCCCTTGCCGGCGCCGAGGCGATCCTTGTCCAGGAGGGCAACCACATCGTGATGATCGCCTCGGATGACCGCAGGTACCGGATCGGTCTCGAGGCTGGCGAGGTATGCCTCTACACAGACGAGGGGGATCAGATCCGCTTGAAGCGCGACAAGGAGATCTACGTCAAGAGCGGGAACAAGCTCACCGCGGAGATCGAGAACGAGGTGAACGTGACGGCGAAGACGGCGATAGTGACCGCGGCCGAACTTATCCATCTCAAGTCGAAGGCGATCGTCCTGGAGTGTGAGTCCCTCAACATCCTGTCCTCGAGCGGCAGCTCGGCGGCCACGTTGAAAGGGGATTTCGCGCTCGACGGGAGCCTGACCGCCACGGGCTCGATCATCGACACCTCGGGCAATACGAACCACCACACCCATTAG
- a CDS encoding phage tail protein produces MASENISFDNIPSSIRKPGKYFEFNTKLAVRTLPNNKQRMLIVGQRTSAGTVAEKIPTRVFSDKEAEVYFGAGSMCHLLARAAITANPYLDLTVIALDDASAGQPAVGTVTLGASASGSGVLTLYVGTHKVEIAIATSTAAAAVAAALEAELDKHPDLPVTASVDGAVVTLTAKNKGLCGNDIHLSYVLTNVSTLTVSISAMASGATNPTLADALAVVFGEKYDIIASPYNNQTDLTTLKTHLDSVSGPMEQRPGVGVYGMNAALSTVTTLTGQVNSGRILCAYHRYTAATLVQSMPYEIAAAFGAVMAWEEDPARPLNTLALTGITPANIADRLSRTEQETLLYNGASPIEVGPGETVQIARAISTYLQDAQGIDDVSLLDITTIRTLDYVRKAVRERISLRFPREKLSSKTPPKVRAEILDVLLLLQELEMVEEVEANKDALIVERDLQDVNRLNARIPADVVNGLHVFAGRIDLLL; encoded by the coding sequence ATGGCAAGTGAGAACATATCCTTCGATAACATCCCCTCATCGATCCGCAAGCCCGGCAAGTACTTCGAGTTCAACACGAAGCTCGCCGTGCGGACGCTGCCCAACAACAAACAGCGCATGCTTATCGTCGGCCAGAGGACATCGGCCGGCACCGTCGCGGAGAAGATCCCGACCCGTGTCTTCAGCGACAAGGAGGCGGAGGTCTACTTCGGCGCGGGCTCGATGTGCCACCTCCTGGCTCGGGCCGCCATCACGGCCAATCCTTACCTGGACCTCACCGTCATCGCCCTCGATGACGCGAGTGCCGGGCAGCCCGCGGTGGGGACCGTGACTCTCGGCGCATCCGCGTCGGGCAGCGGCGTGCTGACCCTCTACGTGGGAACACATAAGGTGGAGATCGCCATCGCCACGTCGACGGCCGCAGCTGCGGTGGCCGCAGCTCTCGAGGCGGAGCTTGACAAGCACCCGGACCTGCCCGTGACGGCGAGCGTCGACGGGGCTGTCGTCACCCTGACGGCAAAGAACAAGGGCCTGTGCGGCAACGACATACATCTCAGCTACGTCCTCACGAACGTATCGACCCTGACGGTGTCCATCAGTGCCATGGCAAGCGGGGCCACCAATCCGACCCTGGCCGATGCGCTTGCGGTCGTCTTCGGGGAGAAATACGACATCATCGCCTCGCCCTACAACAATCAGACGGACCTCACGACGCTCAAGACCCATCTCGACTCGGTGAGCGGTCCCATGGAACAGCGCCCAGGCGTCGGGGTCTACGGCATGAACGCGGCCCTGTCGACGGTAACGACGCTCACCGGCCAGGTGAACTCGGGGAGGATCCTCTGCGCCTACCACCGGTATACGGCGGCCACCCTCGTGCAGAGCATGCCCTATGAGATAGCGGCCGCCTTCGGTGCCGTCATGGCCTGGGAGGAGGATCCCGCGCGGCCGCTCAACACCCTCGCGCTCACTGGCATCACACCTGCCAACATCGCGGACCGCCTGTCGAGGACAGAGCAGGAAACTCTCCTTTACAACGGCGCCTCGCCCATTGAGGTGGGCCCGGGTGAGACGGTCCAGATCGCGAGGGCGATCAGCACCTATCTCCAGGATGCCCAAGGAATTGACGACGTGTCGCTCCTCGATATCACCACGATCCGCACCCTCGACTATGTCCGCAAGGCGGTACGGGAGCGGATCAGCTTGCGCTTTCCCCGGGAGAAGCTCTCGAGCAAGACACCGCCGAAGGTCCGTGCGGAGATCCTGGACGTGCTCCTTCTTCTCCAGGAACTTGAGATGGTCGAGGAGGTTGAAGCAAACAAGGACGCCCTCATCGTCGAGAGGGACCTGCAGGATGTGAACCGTCTGAACGCCCGGATCCCCGCGGACGTCGTCAACGGGCTCCACGTGTTCGCCGGCAGGATCGACCTGCTGCTGTAG
- a CDS encoding DUF1320 domain-containing protein: MAYCTLDDITKALDETTIIQLTDDENLKPAAIDTGDPDHAGIIARIDEAIETADAEIDGYCAVKYSVPLSPVPAVVNKLSVDLAIYYLYSRRTIPEKVEKRYERAVARLKDVARGLLSLGVDPEPAASVAADSAQANKATSDRVFTRDSLKGF; this comes from the coding sequence ATGGCATATTGCACGCTCGACGATATCACGAAGGCCCTGGACGAGACGACCATTATCCAGCTCACCGATGACGAGAACCTGAAACCCGCGGCGATCGACACCGGGGATCCGGATCACGCCGGCATCATCGCCCGCATCGACGAGGCCATCGAAACGGCGGATGCGGAGATCGACGGGTACTGCGCCGTGAAGTACTCGGTACCGCTCTCCCCGGTCCCGGCCGTCGTGAACAAGCTCTCCGTGGATCTCGCCATCTACTACCTGTACTCGCGGCGAACCATCCCGGAGAAGGTAGAGAAGCGCTACGAGAGGGCCGTGGCCAGGCTTAAGGACGTCGCGAGAGGACTCCTCTCCCTGGGCGTCGATCCGGAGCCGGCGGCATCGGTGGCAGCCGACAGCGCCCAGGCCAACAAGGCAACGAGCGATCGCGTCTTCACCCGCGACTCGCTGAAGGGGTTCTGA